GACTTCAAATTACATTAACTTATTCTACTCgcaattattataaaactaatatactaaAAGTGAGGTCCAAATTCCACTACCTTCTTCCACCCACGTATCTTTagaaagtcaaataatttcttaaaactctaataggtcaaatatgagacatttaataggACTAAATGGAGTAATACTATATCCACTAAGCCACCCAAATATGAATGAGACTCGTCACAACTCAGAAGCAACATTCCTTGTGTCCATACAAACACATTTTGGTCCCTTTTAGTCCAAAATCTAAGTGACACTGAATCTTATGATGCTGTTCGAGAAATCCCACCTCAACAACCTCCTTTAATGGCACAACTTCCTTCATCCACAAACTTCCTTCTCACACATTAACTCTCTCCTTGCCCCACTCCTTCAACTTACTCACCCCCCTGTCGATAAAATACGATAAGAATCATCATTAGGGTGCAGCAACGGCCGAAAGAAGATGGAAATTTCTATGGAACAGACCCTAGCAACCAACTCGGATGGTATCACCTCAGAAGAGGATCGACGGGTAATAGTTCCCTCAAAATTCATTGCAGCAGAAGCAGACTGCGGTTTTGAGAAGAAAGAACATTCATGGTAACCTCTCTGTGATCCCATTATTCTTATCAGACTCAGAAACCGCATGAATATAATTGTGATTAGATCTATTCCCAACCGTTTTAGACTCTTACACATATTGCTGCTCATCATGTTTCATCCACGGCTCTAACTCAGCCACGTGGTTCTACTTGCGCAGGCTTGCCATGTCTCAGATTCCAACAGATCTGTCAATTCAAGTTCAAGAAATCACCTTCTACGTTCACAAGGTACTTTACACAGACAACATATTTGCAACTAGACAAGTagataatagaaaaaaaacacCATGCTTCAaaggtttttttaaaaaataacaaaactcCAAAACCACTCAAGCTAATATGGTAATTGCAAGTAATGAAAGCAAAAAATCACGAAGATGTCACCAAAGAATAGAATTGCAATGGCAATAAACATTTTCTTGATTCAATGTTACCTCATCAATATCTTCCTGAAACAGTATCCACTGATCTCCAAGTGCGGCTACTTCAGCCGAATAGAGCTCCGGCCACAGATTTCAGATGCATGCTGCGATGTCAAGCTTGATAACTTTCCTGGTGGTGCTGAAACATTTGAAATCATATTGAAATTCTGCTACGGCCTCCCTATAAGTTTGAATGTAAGTAACGTAGCAGCCCTAAGATGTGCATCAGAGTTTCTTGAAATGACAGAGGCACTGGAAGATGGGAACCTGATCTCCAAGACCGAAGCTTTCTTTACATTTGTAGTCCTCTCTTCATGGGGAGATTCCATCGCTGTCCTTAAATCATGTGAAACACTGTCCCCATGGACGGAGAACCTTCAAATTGTCCGAAGATGCTGCGACACAATAGTTTGGAAGATTACCGGAGAAACTTCAACAGTAGGTGGTCTAGTAAATGGGGAAAAGTGGTGGTTCAATGATGTGAGCACTCTACGCATAGACTACTTCACGAGGATCATAACAGGACTCAAGGCAAAAGGGCTGAAACCTGAGATTATAGGTTCATGTATCATCCGATACAAGGAGTACTGGTTGCCAAGCACAGAGCTTGAGAGAGAAACAGCTGGGAGCACTAACAATGGAAGACGCGAGATACAATGGAAAATCATAAGTGGAAGAAAGCAGGAAGAGGACATTGGACCAACAAAGGAGCAGCGGTTGATGGTGGAGAGCCTAGTAAGCTTACTGCCTCCGGAGAAAGAAGCAGTCCCTTGTAAGTTCCTTCTAAAGATGCTAAAGATGGCATTACTCTACTCGGCATCCCCAGCAATAATTTCAGAGCTTGAAAAACGAGCTGGTTTGGTGTTAGAAGGTGCAGATGTGAATGATCTTCTAATACCTAGTTATGCAGCAGGTGATCAAGGGAAGCTGGTAGAGTAAGTCACTGCCTGCTCCAATTCTCattaaattttcaaatataaCAGGCTAAATGCAATCTTTTACCAAGCATTGGTAGCAACTGAGCCTAGTTAACAGGTTAATTATGATTTATCTTTTGACATCTTGGCTCTTTCCTAATTATCGGGTTGCTACAGCTCCACTGAAGAGAAAACTATGCACAACACAGAGATTGTGCAAAGGATTTTGGAATATTTTTTGATGTATGAACAGCAGCAGCTGCAACAACAGCTTTCTGGACCGTTGGCCATAAGCAAACTTCTAGACAGCTACCTAGCAGAAATTGCAAGAGATCCTAAGCTTCCAGTTACCAAGTTTCTGTTTTTAGCTCAGTCCTTGCCGGAAAATGCTCGGACAAGTGATGACGGCCTCTACAGAGCCATTGACACCTATCTCAAGGTTATCTATGATACAATTACTTCGCATGTTAAGACTCTCATCAAATAAACTGAGAATCAGTATTTTGTTTACAGACTCACCCATCACTACCAGATCACGAACGAAGGAGACTATGCAAAGTCATGAATTGTGGGAAGCTTTCATTAGATGCATGTGCACATGCAGCACAAAATGATAGGCTGCCACTGAGAACCATGATTGAGGTAAATTTACATAAGTTACCTCAGCTACAAACACTTTTGATAAGTGCTAAAGCTCATCCATCAGATATAGCAAACAAAACCAAATTGAAGTCTACTATACATGCATTTGCACATCAATATTTGTATGTATGACGCATAAAAAGATGGCACCCAGGTCTTATTCGCAGAGCAAATGAAAATAAGAGCGGCTATACAAGGAAGTGGTCAGACAGAAACTGCTGATAAATCGGATCTGGAGAGTAATGCATCAGCAACAAACAAAGAAGTCAACACCCTCAAAATAGAACTTGAGAAAGTGAAATTGCAAATGACTGAACTGCAAAGTGATCACTCAGAGTTACAAAAACAATACAAAAAGCAGAAACCCAAACAAAGGAACTCATCAGCTTGGAAAGTTGGGTGGCGGAAAATCAGAAAGTCTGCCCTATTCAGTTTGAAAGCAGAGGAGGAAGAAACTGATGAGAGACAAAACAGACCAAGCCAAAGTCGCAGAAGTGGCTTACTCCGCAGGCGCAGGCAATCAGTATCATGAATTCATTAAATATATTTCCCAAAACCTCCAGAACACTCAGTATTAGAAATGGCAATGCATTTATAGCCAACTGGGTTTAGTTAGGTTCACTAATCACTAGAAAAAGTCAAAGCTTGTAATTGTATCCCATGAGTTGTAATATACTATTATTAAGTCTTAAACAGTAAGGCAAGATACTTTTAGTATTTCATGTTCTACTCAAATATAAGTAATCTCCGATGGCTACCTCTCCAAATATGTTTTATCCATAGCATGCATCAGGTCATAGATTGCTATCCAAGGCAGAGCTACACGAATTCAGATTCAGCAAGTTCCTAATTGTGTTGTGTCTAGAGGAGAGTTAAAGAGTCGAACTAAGGACCCAACATGACCCTAAGACTACATCTAAGTCTATCCTGGCTCAGTAAACCACGCCCACATAATACTGATGCTTGTTCCTCATATATTCAACACATTTCATCATAGGTTAACATGTTCACAATAGCAAATTTCACCTTAACATGTTCACAacaacacatttcattaaacaTTAGTTGCTTGATGTTTAAACCCAAGCACATCACACAACTACTTCAAACCTACTGGCCTGTAACATAAAGTGTGCATTCCAAGTTCATTTACACTTTAACTGAAGACGTGCAGGAATAAAACAGTGTTGAATAACTGAATAAAACAGACGTGCGGGAATTAAACAAGGTCTCTAGCATCTAGTGCCTTATATAATTTGCATGAGTTCGCATGAGTTTCTTAATAGATCTTCAGAAGGGCAGATTCAGAAACCAAACTTCCAAGTTAAGCTACTTCATAACTTCCATAGACACTTACTGTACATTTTCTTCACATTTGATGAATACTAAAAATCAGAGACAATGTAACAATGGAAGTCCAAAAGTTGATACATTTCTTATACCTCATTTTTACCACTATTTAGTTTCAATAATCTGGATCAGCAGTCTTCCAGATTTTACAAGTGCCAGTAGTGTTGCTTGTAGTATGAACGAACAATGTATGTGCAACTTAAATTCGAGACACGGAAAACTGTGTAATTATCTGTTTTTGtctaatttaagttagaattgcATCTGGTAAAGGTCTTGAATGGAATATGTTTGACTAAACTTTCAAATGGTGGAAAATGACATAGAACAGCCATCACTTGAATTTTGAAGATCAATGTTCTAGCTTATTGCAGGtaaatcaaaaaaatttaacatCAAAACATTCTAGTACGAATTATCACGAAAACATTAAACTTATTTCATGAACACTATTACATACCAAAACAGAATCCAGGAGTTCATATTCCTAAGAAATTGAAGGAAACAAAAGGGGAAATTCAACCAGCGCAATTTAAAAACCCCATACAGAAATTCTGACAAATAATAGAAGAAACCGGAACCCCTATGCTACATTGTGCCAAAGACTAGTAGCATCCTATATTTCTCCTTATACTAAAACCTTCGAGAACAAATAAAACACATTACCTCCTCCCAAAAGAGGTCATGCTGCTCCATGGAAACTTCACCTGAGCTCCATCGGCCGCCTTCTGATCGGCGCCCTTCCCACGACGCCCAAACGTCTGCCCCTCCGGCGTCTTATACCTCCGATTATCCCGCGCAGAGTCGAGCCAGTGCGACTTCTTCACAGCTTCCGGATCTTCGACAATGCTCGATTTCGACTGCTTCGTCTTCCTCTTCCTGTCCTCCTCGACAACCGGAATTGGGAAAAGTTCCGGATTGATCGACAGCGGGCTCCGGAGCGTGACGTAAGCCTTCTTGTAATCAGGCCTCGCGATCACTATCCCTCCgtatttcttcttcttcccatcCATATTAAGCGTCTGCACTTTCTCCACCTCGAATCCGTACAACGACTCCAGGACCCTCTTAATCTCGATCTGCGAGAAATTGATAGAAACATCAGTTAGAGAAACGAATTTTCCCATTGTTTAGAGTTGGAATTAGATACCTTAGAAGCTGAGGGGATTGTCTTCAGCGCAATTTCAGTAATGTTGGTAAAAGATGAGGGCATGAGAAGTTTGATTGGAAGATTCGCGAAGTTCACAACTCTTCTCCCCAGTCGGCTTCCCATTTTTTTCAGCGGAGACGTTTTTCAGCAGAGAAGCTTTAGGTCTTTTCAGCAATGGCGGATTTCTGCTTCGGTGAAATGAAGTGAGAGTGGAAGGGTTTATGCTGGGTTTTTTTTATGTTACTACATGTGATTGGGCCGTTTAAACGCTTTTAAAAAACGCATTTTGCTTACCCGTTTATACTTGAAATTAAATCGAGCGAAAGAAAAAAAACCGTATTATACACCTCTGTCTCTGCAACTCCACCACCTCCTAATCTGCCTCGCCGCCATCTCCGCCTCCGGCCACCGACGATTCTACTCCGACTATTTTCCCTCTGTCTGCTGTATTCTCTAATTTCACAAGGTATCAGGTGCTTTATCAATCTATTGTACAAATTCATGAATTGTTTTCTTTCACCAACCAACAATTCTTACTTATCAGTAGAGGTTGAGCTTTTTTGACTGGTGTTATAAATGCGAAATTAATTTCCATAAAAGTGTTTTTTGATAAACAATGTCATGTTTGAATGGTAAACAGCTTGCTCTCAATTAGGTTTATTTTGATGAATCTCTTATCGAAATAGACTGTTATGCACCAGTATATAAAGGTTGAGTGGTTTTGTGGTCATTGTTCagcttttgattaaaaaatacatCAATTGGACATAGACTGTGATTCCGGAAGACAGTCATTGTTGGATTGAATTTGAAGAAGTAGAGAAATCGTTGCAAGCAATTCCTCTTTGCCATCAACATCTACAGATATATAAGCTCAAGTAGGAGAATTACATTGGTCGGACAAGATGCCGCAAGTGAGGATTGTGGCTAGGAATTTTATGGATATGGTGGCATCCTTGCCTCCGGTGAAACTTGACAAGCTGTATGAAAACTCATTCATATGCGAAGCCATCTTGAGGTTATATTCTTACACACTATATCTTCTTAATATGTTCGATTTCATATTTGCTAAATCTTCAAATGTTGTTGTTTTTTAAGATCCATACGAACTAGAATTGTTGGTGCTATCCAAATATGTTTGATAGATGACCATAGTGAAGTTGATACTAATGCTATTAATGGAGAATAGAGGGGTGGAGAGAGGATGCAAATCTAACCTTTTCTGAAAACTTTTCAATCCCCTGCAAACTCTACTAGCCTTCAAAAAGAATCGAggttgttttctgattttaaatCTTGTTTGAACATCTCTAACCATTGAAGTTTCAAAGACTATTTCCAATGTGACATGTCTACCACCTTTGGTCTAAAGCCTTGTTGTTGTTCCATGAGATCCCAAATTGGTTTGTATACATTGGTTGTGTCACGTGCATGCCCAACTTGCACGACTTTTTCCTGGGATTATTTGTGACTGCTTTGGTTGATTGAGTCTTTTATGTTTGAGCTCATTGATTAACATTTTCAGTCTTTTAATTCTCCTTCTAAGTAATAATGCCAActgatttaaaattttcattttc
This DNA window, taken from Salvia splendens isolate huo1 chromosome 18, SspV2, whole genome shotgun sequence, encodes the following:
- the LOC121776397 gene encoding BTB/POZ domain-containing protein DOT3-like isoform X2 produces the protein MEISMEQTLATNSDGITSEEDRRVIVPSKFIAAEADCGFEKKEHSWLAMSQIPTDLSIQVQEITFYVHKYPLISKCGYFSRIELRPQISDACCDVKLDNFPGGAETFEIILKFCYGLPISLNVSNVAALRCASEFLEMTEALEDGNLISKTEAFFTFVVLSSWGDSIAVLKSCETLSPWTENLQIVRRCCDTIVWKITGETSTVGGLVNGEKWWFNDVSTLRIDYFTRIITGLKAKGLKPEIIGSCIIRYKEYWLPSTELERETAGSTNNGRREIQWKIISGRKQEEDIGPTKEQRLMVESLVSLLPPEKEAVPCKFLLKMLKMALLYSASPAIISELEKRAGLVLEGADVNDLLIPSYAAGDQGKLVDSTEEKTMHNTEIVQRILEYFLMYEQQQLQQQLSGPLAISKLLDSYLAEIARDPKLPVTKFLFLAQSLPENARTSDDGLYRAIDTYLKTHPSLPDHERRRLCKVMNCGKLSLDACAHAAQNDRLPLRTMIEMAPRSYSQSK
- the LOC121776397 gene encoding BTB/POZ domain-containing protein DOT3-like isoform X1: MEISMEQTLATNSDGITSEEDRRVIVPSKFIAAEADCGFEKKEHSWLAMSQIPTDLSIQVQEITFYVHKYPLISKCGYFSRIELRPQISDACCDVKLDNFPGGAETFEIILKFCYGLPISLNVSNVAALRCASEFLEMTEALEDGNLISKTEAFFTFVVLSSWGDSIAVLKSCETLSPWTENLQIVRRCCDTIVWKITGETSTVGGLVNGEKWWFNDVSTLRIDYFTRIITGLKAKGLKPEIIGSCIIRYKEYWLPSTELERETAGSTNNGRREIQWKIISGRKQEEDIGPTKEQRLMVESLVSLLPPEKEAVPCKFLLKMLKMALLYSASPAIISELEKRAGLVLEGADVNDLLIPSYAAGDQGKLVDSTEEKTMHNTEIVQRILEYFLMYEQQQLQQQLSGPLAISKLLDSYLAEIARDPKLPVTKFLFLAQSLPENARTSDDGLYRAIDTYLKTHPSLPDHERRRLCKVMNCGKLSLDACAHAAQNDRLPLRTMIEVLFAEQMKIRAAIQGSGQTETADKSDLESNASATNKEVNTLKIELEKVKLQMTELQSDHSELQKQYKKQKPKQRNSSAWKVGWRKIRKSALFSLKAEEEETDERQNRPSQSRRSGLLRRRRQSVS
- the LOC121776399 gene encoding uncharacterized protein LOC121776399, which codes for MGSRLGRRVVNFANLPIKLLMPSSFTNITEIALKTIPSASKIEIKRVLESLYGFEVEKVQTLNMDGKKKKYGGIVIARPDYKKAYVTLRSPLSINPELFPIPVVEEDRKRKTKQSKSSIVEDPEAVKKSHWLDSARDNRRYKTPEGQTFGRRGKGADQKAADGAQVKFPWSSMTSFGRR